The window GCCGAACCAGGTCTCGGCCTCGACGAGGGCGGCGACGTCGTTCTCGACGACGACCGGCAACCCGGTGCGCTCCTCGACGAGTTCGGCCAGCGGGACGTCACGCCACGACAGAAAGGGCGACTCCCCGACCACCGCGCGGCGCCGGACGAAGCCGCCGACCCCGATGCCGATGCCGGCGAGCGCGGGATGGGTACGGGCGAGTTCGGCGGCCATGCCGGCGAGGAGGTCGGCGACCCGCTCCGGGTCATGGGTGGTGAGGGGGCGGTCGAGACGGGTGACGATCTCGCCGCGGAGCGTGGTGACGACGCCGTACACCATGTCGTCGGTGATCTTGAAGCCCAGGAAGGCGCAGGACTCGGCGACGATGTCCAGCGGCTGTGAGGGGCGCCCCTGACGGACTTCGGGGAGCGCGGCGCCCTCGGCGGACTCCACCAACAGTCCCGATTCGATCAGCGGCTTGGTCAGCCGGGTGAGGCTTCCGGCGGAGAGGCCGAGCCGCCGGGCCAGTTCCGTGCGCGAGAGCGGACCGTGCACGAGCACCTCGATCGCCACCGCGCGTTCCCCGGGACTGAGCGGCAGCCAACTGGCGGCGAGTGCGGTCATGAGGGTCAGACTCCCACATCAGATTTCTTCCGTCGCGGAAACAATCTATCCGAAGCAGCCCACCCAGACGGCCACAAAATGGTGCCCGGCAACCTCTTGACGCCACAATTCTTTCGTGGCGAAAGTAAGTAGGCAGTGACTCTCCAGCAGAGAAGGACATTCCTCACATGACGTTCTCCCTCGGCGTCGTCGGCGCCGGCCAGTTCTCCGGCCAGTTCGCCACGCTGTTCCAGGCCCACCCCGGCGTCGGCGACGTCTACGTCACGGACCTGCTGCCCGAACGGGCCGAGGAGCTCGTGGCCGCGCAGGGCCTGGCCGGCACCTTCCCCTCCTACGAGGCGATGCTGGAGTCGCCCGCGGTCGACGCGGTCGCCGTCTTCACCCAGCGCTGGACGCACGGGCCGCTGGTCCTCAAGGGGCTGGCGGCGGGCAAGCACGTCTACTCGGCCGTGCCCATGGCGATCACCACCGACGAGATCGCGGCGATCATCGACGCGGTCCGGGAGACCGGGCTGACGTACATGATGGGCGAGACGAGCCAGTACAACCCGGCGACCGTGCACGCCCGCAACCAGATCGCGGAAGGGGCGTTCGGGCGGATCTTCTACGCCGAGGGCGACTACGTCCACGACATGGACCTGGGGTTCTACGAGGCCTACCGGTACAGCGGCGGCGAGGACTGGAAGCGGACCGCCAGCTATCCCCCGCTGCTCTACCCGACGCACTCGGTGGGCGGCGTGCTGGGCGCCTGGCAGACGCACGCGGTGAGCGTGTCGGCGATCGGGGTCGTGGACGGGCGCGGGGACGGGGTGTTCGACAAGGAGGTCAGCCAGTTCGGCAACGACTTCTCCAACGCGACCGCCCTGTTCGAGGTGGCGGGCGGAGGTTCGTTCCGGACCAACGAGTTCCGGCGGGTCGGTTACCCCTCGCAGATCCGGGAGTCGCGGTTCCGGTTCTTCGGCACGGAGGCCAGCATGGAGCAGCTCGCCACGGTGGCGTTCTGGCAGGACAAGAAGGGGGTGACGGACATCAGCGAGCTGCTGGAGCCCAAGCAGACGCTGTCTCCCGACGATCCCTCCCTCCAGCACATCGCGCCGGACCTGCGGGCCGCCTTCACCTCCGGTTCGGCGCCGGTGCACGACCGGTCGCGGCTGCCGCGGGAGTTCGACGAGCTGCACAACGGGCACGAGGGCAGCCACCACTTCCTGGTGGACGACTTCGTGACCGCCGTCACCACCCGGACCCTGCCGTCGGTCAACGCCTGGGTGGCCGCCCGCTACACCCTGCCGGGCATCGTCGCGCACGAGTCCGCGCGGCAGGGCGGGGTCAGGCTGGAGATCCCGGACTTCGGGGACGCCCCCGGGGCGTGACGTCCCGCCCCGGCCGACGGGCCGGGCTCCTGGTTGCCTGTCAGGTGCCCGGCTTGCGGCCGTACACGTAGACGTCGTCGCCCTTCTTCAGCAGCGACCAGTACTTCTTGGCGTCGGTCTTGGTCATGTTGGTGCAGCCGTGGGAGCCCGGCGGGTTCCACATGCTGACGCCGACGGAGTGGAAGGCCTGACCGCCGTCGAAGAACTGGGCGTAGGGCATGGGCACGTGGTAGATGGAAGAGACGTGGTCGATGTTCCGCCAGTAGATCTTCTTCAGACCGGTGCGGGTCTCGTAGCCGTCGCGGCCCGTGCGGACCGGGACGGGCCCGTAGACGAGCTTGCCGCCGTCCTGGATCCAGCTCAGCTGGAGGGTCAGGTTCACACAGGCGATACGGCCCTTGTTCGTCGGGCACTTGCCCGCCGCGTTGGGGTTCTTGCCCACGGCCTTCTGCTTGTTCATC is drawn from Streptomyces bottropensis ATCC 25435 and contains these coding sequences:
- a CDS encoding ROK family transcriptional regulator produces the protein MTALAASWLPLSPGERAVAIEVLVHGPLSRTELARRLGLSAGSLTRLTKPLIESGLLVESAEGAALPEVRQGRPSQPLDIVAESCAFLGFKITDDMVYGVVTTLRGEIVTRLDRPLTTHDPERVADLLAGMAAELARTHPALAGIGIGVGGFVRRRAVVGESPFLSWRDVPLAELVEERTGLPVVVENDVAALVEAETWFGAGRGLDRFVVLTIGAGIGYGLVLGGRRVAHAEEDRGFGRHWIVDPAGPLTPDGRRGSAVSLLSIPSIRYQVRAATGREVTYEEILAGAADGEPMCARVVGEAGRALGTLLAQIANFVMPQRILLAGEGVGLMEVAGEAVDEAVRAHRHPLAAPVPLETKVSDFHDWARGAAVLAIQVLVLGTVEP
- a CDS encoding Gfo/Idh/MocA family protein; its protein translation is MTFSLGVVGAGQFSGQFATLFQAHPGVGDVYVTDLLPERAEELVAAQGLAGTFPSYEAMLESPAVDAVAVFTQRWTHGPLVLKGLAAGKHVYSAVPMAITTDEIAAIIDAVRETGLTYMMGETSQYNPATVHARNQIAEGAFGRIFYAEGDYVHDMDLGFYEAYRYSGGEDWKRTASYPPLLYPTHSVGGVLGAWQTHAVSVSAIGVVDGRGDGVFDKEVSQFGNDFSNATALFEVAGGGSFRTNEFRRVGYPSQIRESRFRFFGTEASMEQLATVAFWQDKKGVTDISELLEPKQTLSPDDPSLQHIAPDLRAAFTSGSAPVHDRSRLPREFDELHNGHEGSHHFLVDDFVTAVTTRTLPSVNAWVAARYTLPGIVAHESARQGGVRLEIPDFGDAPGA
- a CDS encoding L,D-transpeptidase family protein, with product MGDIGRRGAVALTITGLLTPLTLAMGTAPAQAASCTATKGPYQKQVEKFLGRPVDGKQSTADCEAIRAFQTKHGISPNLGYAGSVTWGVMDLMNKQKAVGKNPNAAGKCPTNKGRIACVNLTLQLSWIQDGGKLVYGPVPVRTGRDGYETRTGLKKIYWRNIDHVSSIYHVPMPYAQFFDGGQAFHSVGVSMWNPPGSHGCTNMTKTDAKKYWSLLKKGDDVYVYGRKPGT